The genomic window CCCAGGCCGATGCTCACGTACACGCACAGTGCGATGGGCAGCGCATACGGTGGCACCGGGAGGAAGAACGCGGATGCCGCCAGGGCATGAACCACCACCAGATAGGCGACGACGAGCTTGTTGATGCGGGGACGCGGAGCAGAAGTGTCAGCCATGGCACACGGCGGGTAGGTGGGTGCCCTACCGAACTTAGCCCGATTTGCGTGCCGTTGTAAGGTTTCCGCCCCACGGGCCCTGGCAAAATGCGTGGGCGGCAGTGGCAACCTGCCACGCTGGCGCAGTCCGCGAGCGGAGGGCGCTCGGGCGTCCGTGTGGGTGCGCAAGTTGCTAGGAGGGGGAACGCGGCCCGCGAGCGGGGCGTTGAGCGGTCCAAGCCATGCGCCACACCCTCGTCCCCATCCTGCTGCTGTGCGTCGCGCTGGTCAGCGTGGGAGTGGGCGTGGTCGCCGTCATCCAGCGCAGCCGCGCGGAGCTGGTGCAGCAGTTCGCCCGGGATCGCCAGGCGCAGCTCGACGAGGCGACGCGGGGCGTCGTGGAGGCGCTGGAGGATGTGAGCGAGGACCTGCTCTTCGCCGGAGAGCTGCTCTCCCAGCCAGGCACCTCGGGGGAGCACCGGCGCGAGCTGCGGGCGCTGCTGGAGGTGATCGGCCAGTACAAGGTCATCGCCGCGTATGACGCGGCGGGCGTCGAGCAGCTGCGGCTGGTGGATCGCCGGGCCGACCCCGTGGTGGCGCAGGGGCGGTTCTTCCCGGAGCTGGGGGAGACGGCACGCCGGGCGCTCGAGCGTCCTCCGGGAAGCATCACCAGCTCGCCCCCGCTCGGTGGTGGGGAGGGCGGCTGGCTGCGCATCCTGGCCACCGCCATCCCGGCGGAGGAAGGGCGGGCCCGAGGCGCGGTGGCGGTCCTGGTGGACACGCAGTCCCTGTTTGCCCCGCTGCGCATCATCACCTCGGAGTCCGAGGCACGCCTGCTCCTCATCGGCGCGCACGGAAGGGCCAGCCCGGCGAGCGACGCGGGGCTGGTGAGCTGGTACCAGCGGCTGGAGGCGGAGCCAGGGCTCGTGCCCACGTATGCCTCGCTGGCGGAGAAGATGCGGGCCGGCGAGCGCGGCACGCTGTTGTTCCAGGAGCAGGAGGCGGAGCGACTGGGCATGGGGAGGGCGGAGGCGGTGGCCGTCTTCACCTCCATCCCGCTCAAGGGAGGCAGCCACTGGTCCGCCGCCACGCTGGTGTCCACGATCGCGCTGCGCTCCCACGAGCGGGGCCTCATCATGCGGCTGTCGCTGGCGGCCCTGCTGGTGACGGTGTTCCTCCTGGCCTTCGGGGTGTACGTCTTCCTGGCCCAGCGCCGGGCGGTGGCCCTGCGGGAGAGCCGCCGGCACGCGGATCGGCTCGCGCACCTGCACGACAAGACGCAGAAGATCCTCGACAACATCCCCACGGGGGTGCTGGCGCTCACGGAGCAGGGCCGCATCAGCGCGGTGAACCAGGTCCTGCGCTCGCGGATGCCGTCGAGTGTCGTCGGAGCCCCGCTCGCGGCGGCCTTCCCCCAGGCCTCCGAGCCGGTGATGACCCGCCTGAGGGAGCTGGTGGAGGCCGCCACCCGCGAGGCCCGGGTGCGCAGCCTGCTGGGCGAGCCGCTCGCGCTCTTCGGCGAGGAGGGGCAGTACAGCATCCACGCCGTGCCGCTGGAGGCGAGGGATCCGGAGGTGCGGGCGCTCCTCGTGGTCGAGGACCTCAGCAACATCCGCGCCCTGGAGACGCAGCTGCTGCGCGCCGAGAAGTTCGCGACCGTGGGCGTGCTCGCCGCGGGCATCGCGCACGAGATTGGAACGCCGCTGGGCGTGGTGCGGGGCCGGGCCGAGTACGTGCTCGGGAAGCTGGGGGCCGCCCACCCCCAGGCGGCCGGCGTCGGCGTCATCATCGAGCAGATCGATCGGGTGAGCCGGACCATCCGGCAGCTGCTCGACTTCTCGCGGCTCCAGCCGGCGGCGGTGAGCCCCGTGGCCATCGGGCCGATGATTCGAGACGTGAGCGAGCTGCTCCGCCTGGAGGCCGAGCGACGTCAGGTGCGCATCGAGTGGGAGCTGCCCGAGGGGCTGCCCGCGATCGCCGCCGATCCGGACCAGCTCCAGCAGGTGCTCGTCAACCTGACCCTCAACGCCTGTGATGCGTGCGGCGCGGGAGGCCGCGTCCGGCTGAGCGCGGCGGCGCCGGACGGCTCGTCCGCGGGGGCGTGGGGGTTCGTGACGCTCACCGTCGAGGATGACGGGTGTGGCATTCCCCCCGAGAGCCTCAACCAGGTGTTCGATCCCTTCTTCACGACGAAGAAGCGGGGGCAGGGGACGGGGCTGGGCCTGACGGTGGTGGCCCACGTGGTGCGCAACCACGGGGGCCGGGTGGAGCTGGAGAGCGAGCCCGGCCGAGGCACCCGCGTCACCGTGCTCTGGCCCGCGACAGGGCCCATGGCGACCGAGGAGCGACATGTCATCTAAGGGACGCATCCTGGTCGTCGACGACCACGTGGAGATGGGGCGGATGCTGCGGGACCCCCTCACCGACGAGGGCTACGAGGTGGAGCTCGCCACGGGAGGCGCGGAGGCCATCCGCCTGGTGCGCGCCCACCCGTTCGACGCCGTGCTGAGCGATCTGCGCATGGAGAAGGTGGACGGGTTCGACGTGCTGGCGGCGGTGCGCGCGGTGGATCCGGAGGTGCCCGTGCTGCTGATGACGGCGTTCGGGGGCATCGAGAGCGCGGTGGAGGCGATGCGGCGCGGAGCCTGGCACTACTTCACCAAGCCCTTCCGGCTGGAGGAGGTGCTCATCTACCTGCGGCGGGCGCTGGAGGAGCGGCGGCTGCGCGTGGAGAACCGGGTGCTGCGTCAGGCCGCGGGGCCGGGCGGGCTGGGGGCGCTGGTGGGCCGGAGCGCCGCCATGCGGGGGCTGTACGAGCTGATCGAGCCGGTGGCGCACTCGAGCGCGCCGGTGCTGCTGAGGGGCGAGAGCGGCAGCGGCAAGGAGCTGGTCGCGCGCGCGCTGCACTCGGAGGGGCCCAGGGCCGCCCAGCCCTTCGTGGCCGTCAACTGCACCGCGCTGCCCCACGCCCTGCTGGAGAGCGAGCTCTTCGGGCACGTGAAGGGGGCCTTCACCGGGGCGACGACGCCTCGGCGGGGGCTCTTCGTCGAGGCGGACCAGGGCACGCTCTTCCTGGACGAGATCGGCGACATGCCCTCCGAGCTCCAGGCGAAGCTGCTGCGGGTGCTGGAGGACGGAGAGGTGCGGGCGGTGGGCGCGGACGCCAGCCGGAAGGTGGACGTGCGCATCGTCGCGGCCACCCACCAGGATCTGGAGACGCGGGTGCGCGAGGGCCGCTTCCGGGCGGATCTCTTCTACCGTCTCAACGTCGTCACCCTGCGGATTCCGCCCCTGCGCGAGCGGCGCGAGGACATCCCGATGCTCGTCGAGCACTTCGTCTCGCGGGCGCGCGCGCGAAACCCCCGCTCGAAGGTGACGGCGCTGTCGCCCGAGGTGGTCTCCGCGCTGGGCACCATGCCCTGGCCGGGCAACGTGCGCGAGCTGGAGAACCTGGTCGAGCGGCTGGTGGTGCTCGTGCCTCGCGAGACGGTGGAGCTGGCGGACCTCAGGCTGCATGCACCCTCGGTGAACCCCGAGGCCCACCCGCTCACCCTGGCCCAGGAGGAGCTGTGGTCCCTGCGGCAGCTCGAGGGCGAGTACATCGCCTGGGTGGTGGCTCGCTGCGGAGGCAACAAGACGCGGGCCGCGGAGCTGCTCGGCATCGACGTCTCCACCATCCACCGCCGCGAGCGGGAGAAGGGCCCTGGCAATTCGCCACGGTAGGGTGGCGCGATACCAGGGTGGACGGCTCGGGCGCGGGCCTTCCCGAGGGAGGGCGAGGGCGGCATGTGCGTTGCTTGAGAGCAGGGCATGCGCACCTTCCTCCTTCCCCTGACGCTGCTCGCGATGGGCGCGAGCGCCTGTGCCACGAAGTCCGCGGCCACGGTCTCCTCTGACGACATGGCCTCGGCGAACACGCCGGCTCGCTCCGAGCCGGTCAAGCCGCCGCCGCCTGCTCCGAAGGAGGTGGCCGAGCTGCCCCGGCTGGACTTCGGACCCATCTACTACGAGCTCGACTCGGCGACCCTGCGGCCCGAGTCGCGAGCGCTGCTCGAGCGTGTCGCGGAGGCGCTGCGGCCGCGCTCCGAGGCACTGGTGGCGATCTCCGGACACACCTGCGAGCTGGGCACCACCGAGTACAACCTGGCGCTGGGCCAGCGCCGGGCCGCGGCGGCGAAGGACTACCTGGTGAAGCTCGGCGTGGAGCGGGATCGCATCTCGATCATGTCCTACGGCGAGGAGCGCCCGGCGGAGTCGGGCAGCGGCGAGAGCGTCTGGTCCCGGAACCGCCGCAGCGAGTTCTCGGTCTCCGTGGCCCACGCGCGGGCGACGGGCCACTGATCGTGGCGACGGGACAGGCTGGCCACGCGCTGCTGCTGGGCGCTGACGACTCGCTCGCCGAGCTCCTCTCCGACGTGCTCGCGGAGGTGGGGATCTCCCTGCACGTGGGGGAGGAGCGCTCCGCCCGCCCGGATCTCGTGCTCGTCCAGGTCGAGCGAGGCGAGGGCATCCTGAACGCGCTGCAGCTGGCTCGGGATGGCACCTACCCGGCGCCTGTCTTCATCCTGCTCCCGTTCGCCGATGACAGGCTCATGCAGCGCGCGCTGCGGCTGGGCGCTCGAGGGTGCTTCGCGCTGGGGCAGCCGCTCGAGGGGCTGAGGCAGATGCTGCTCGCGGCGCTCCCGGCTTCCGGCAGGGCCGCGACCCCTTCGGCCCCCCGACGCAGGACTCCGCCTCCCGGGAGGTACGATGAGTGACTTCGAGCGGGAGACCACGCTCTTCGAGGATCAGGGCGTGCTCGTCACGAGCGAGCGGGTAGTCGCCGAGGGGCGCACATGGCCGCTCCGAGAGGTGGAAGGTGTGGACTCCATCCGCCGCGGCCCACGCATGTTTCCGTGGCTGATGACCTTGATGGGAGGCCTGGTCGTGGGGCTGCCCATGCTCCTGTCGGCCATGGCGAGTCCGAGCGCTCGGGGCGGTGAGCTCTACGAGCTGGCCCTGGCGCTGGCGGGGGCGGCCATCTTCGGCTCGATCGCCGCGCTCCTGCTGATGGGGGACACATACTGGCTCGTGTTGCGGATGCGGCAGAGTGAGGGTCGGGTTCTCCGCAGTCGGGACCCGCAGCGAATCTCACACCTGGTGGCGGTGGTAGCGCGGGCGGTGGCGGCGCGGCAGCGGACTTGAACGGACAGAACAGAGAACGGGAGGAGTGGTGGGAGAGCGAGATCCAGAGGGCGCCAGGAAGTCGAGCGTCCTCTTCAAGGCCGTGGTGCAGCCGCTGCAGGACTTCTTCCGGCTGGAGGCCGCGAGCGGCATCCTGCTGATGTGCTCGGCGGCGATCGCGCTGGGCTGGGCCAACTCGCCGTGGCGTGACAGCTACACGGCGATCTTCGAGGCGCCGCTGACCATCGGCGTGGGAGGAAGCCAGGTCCACTTCACCGTCCACCACCTCATCAACGATGGGCTGATGGCCCTCTTCTTCTTCGTGGTGGGGATGGAGATCAAGCGGGAGCTCGTCGTGGGCGAGCTGCGCAGCCTCTCGCGAGCGCTCCTGCCGCTGGTCGCGGCGCTGGGAGGGATGGTGGTGCCCGCGGCCGTCTACGTGCTGCTCAACCGCGATGGGCCCGGGCTGAAGGGCTGGGCGATTCCCATGGCCACGGACATCGCCTTCTGCATCGGCTGCCTGAGCCTGCTGAAGAAGCGGGTGCCGCACGCGCTGGTGGTCTTCGTCACGGCGCTGGCCATCTTCGACGACATGGGCGGCATCCTGGTGATCGCCTTCTTCTACGGCTCGGGGCTCCACGTGAGCTGGCTGCTCGGGGCGCTGGCCGTGACGGTCGGGCTCTTCGTGCTCAACCGGCTGCGCGTGGTCAACGGGCTCGCGTACGGAGTGGGCGGGGTGGCGCTCTGGTACACGCTGCACCACGGAGGCATCCACGCCACCATCGCGGGCGTCATCCTGGGGATGATGATCCCGACGCGCGCGCTGCGCTCATCCCTGGAGGTGCTCACGCAGCTCCATGCCCACACCGAGAACCTCCTGCGCCAGCGTCGCAACGAGGAGCTGGACGACGCGGAGGTGCTGTCCATCGAGGAGCGGATGGAGGACCTGGAGTCGCCACTCAACCGGTTCGTGCACCTGCTACACCCCTACGTGGCCTTCGGCATCATGCCGCTGTTCGCGCTGGCGAACTCGGGCGTCTCCCTGGCGGGAGTCGGGCTGGCGGAGCTGAAGGACCCCATCTCGCTGGGGGCGGCGCTGGGGCTCTTCCTGGGCAAGCAGCTCGGCATCTTCCTCTTCGTGCTGCTCGCGGTGCGCCTGGGGCTGGCGTCGATGCCGGGGGGCGCCTCGCGGGTGAAGCTCTACGGAGTGGCGGTGATCGCGGGCATCGGCTTCACGGTGGCGCTCTTCATCGCGGGGCTCGCCTTCCCGGAGCCGAGCATCCTCGATCGCGCGAAGCTGGGAATCCTGATCGGGTCGCTGGTGTCCGGAGTGGTGGGGTACCTCGTCCTCCGGTTCACCTCGCCCGTGGAGGAGAAGCCCCAGGCGCAGGCCCTTCCGGCTCAGGTCTGAGGCGCCTCGCGGCTCAGAACGTGCCGCTCTGGATGACCTGCTCGGCGCGTGAGCACAGCAGGGACACGAACAGGCCGAACGCGGCGAAGCGCTCGTTGGTCGTCTGCCCCTTCGCATAGCGGTAGTAGATCTGCTGCGCGATGACGGCGAGCCGGAACAGGCCGAACACGTAATAGAAGTGGATGTCCTGGATGGGCAGGCCGGACTTCCGAGCGTAGGCCTCCACCACCTCGCGGCGGGTCATCATGCCCGGCGCGTGGGTGGGGAGCATGCGGGCCATCTGGAACTCCTCCGGATCATCCGCCTGGACCCAGTACGCCAGCGAGCAGCCCAGATCCATGAGCGGATCGCCCAGGGTGGCCATCTCCCAGTCGAGCACGCCGATGATCTTCAGCGGGTCCTTGGGATCGAGGACGACATTGTCGAACTTGTAGTCGTTGTGGATGAGCGCGGCGCGTCCGCTCTCGGGAGGCTGGTGCGCGGCGAGCCACTTCATGAGCTCCTCGGCGTCGGGCACGTCCTCGGTGCGCGCCTTGCGGTAGCGCTCGCTCCAGCCCTCGACCTGGCGGCGTACGTAGCCCTCGGGCTTGCCGAAGTCCGCCAGCCCCGCGGCCTGGACATCCACATGGTGCAGGGCCACCTGCACGTCCACCAGGTGCTCGCAGAGCGTCCGCGCGTCCTGGGGGCTCAGGTGGAGGTTCGCGGGCAGATCCTTGCGCAGGATGAGGCCGTGGATGCGCTCCATCACGTAGAAGGGGCAGCCCATGACGCTCTCGTCCTCGCAGTAGACGACGGGCTTGGGGCAGTAGGGGAACACGCGCTGCAGGGCGGAGAGCACGCGGAACTCTCGCCCCATGTCGTGGGCCGTCTTCGCCTTGGTTCCGAAGGGAGGCCGGCGGAGCACCCACTCCTTGTCGCCCTGGCGCAGGAGGTAGGTGAGGTTGGAGGCGCCTCCCGCGAACTGGGTGATGTGCAGGGGGCCGGTGAAGACGGGGTTCTGGCGGGCCAGCCACTCCTGCAGCCTGCCAGCGTCCAGCTCCTCCCCGGAGCGCGGGGGCCGGGTCTCTTCGCGAGTGCTCATGATCGTTCTCTCAGCGGTAGGTGAGCAGGCCGGGATCTCCCGCGAGCTCCAGGTGGGCCACGTTGTTGAAGCCGGACAGCATCAGCGTGCCGCGGCGCAGGCGCAGCTCGGTGAGGGAGGCGTTGTAGATCGTCCAGTTGAGGGCGAAGGTCTTCTCGGTGGTCAGCCCGAGCGCGGCCTGGACGGAGAAGGCGATGGGGCCGCCCGAGGTGACGATGACGATGCGATCGTGGTTGGAGCGGGCCATGCGCTCCAGGCTCTCGCGCAGACGTGTCTGGAAGGCCTCCCACGACTCGAAGGGAGGGCGCTCGTGCGGGGTGCCGTCGACCCAGTGCTGCATCGCGCGCGCGAAGGCCGTCTGGAACTGACGGGTGTCCGAGAAGAGGGCGACGCGATCATCGGGCGACAGCCCCAGCTCCTGCATGACGCGGGGCAGGTACGCGCCGAAGATGGCCTCGTGATCGTACTCGTTGAAGCCGGCATGCGCGTCGGTGGACGGCGGTGTCTCCAGGCCCTGGAGCATCCCGGCGAGCGTGGCGCGCTGGCGGTCCAGGGTGCCGCTGATCCATGCGTCCGCGCGGAAGCCGGTGCGATGGAGGTGCTGGCCCAGCAGGAGCGCCTGGCGCTCGCCCAGAGGCGAGAGCCGGTCATAGTGGCTGGCCCCGAAGGAGGCCTGGCCGTGGCGGACGAGGTAGAGGCGGGTCATCTCTTGGCGGCAGGTGGGGGGAAACTAACAAGGTTCTCATGACACTGCGCGCCGATTCCAGGTAGCGTTGACACTTCAAAGGGGCGCGACGATGAATGTGGACTCATGGCGCCTTCCTCTTGCGCGGAGGCATGCGCTGGGGCTTCGGCGCTGTCGTGGGTTGGCGCTGGCCATGCTGTTCGCGGGCTGCTCTCCAGCTCATCTGGATCCCGATGTCGTGCGTCCCTCGCCAGGAGCCCTCCTTCTGGAGCGCATCCCGGGACCAGGCTTCAGCGCCTTCGATTCCTAACTCCGATTTCCGAGGATGATGTGCTCTTCGTCGTGTCCCAGGGGCTGCGACATGGCTTTGAGGTCCGCACGAAGGATGGCGACTTGCGGCTCTCCATTGTCGCTTTCTTCTCGGACGACCATGTCAGTCCGACGTGCAGTGGCTTCTATGTCTACACGCCGCAGACAAGCCAGATCTTGAAATGGACTCGAGACGAAGGACGATGGGCCTGCGAGCAGACTCACGTCGTCAAGTGGCGCGAGGGTGACTCTCTGCGGTTCGATATCCAAGAGGCTCAGGCACCCTGTGCACAGAGGAATGCGCCATGAGGGGCTCGCTCCTGCTCATCGCAGTCGGTCTTTCCAGTTGTGTCCGGAGCCCGGTCCCCCACCCGGCGCCGTTGGAGCAGGATGAGTCCATCGTATTCCCGAAGTTCTCTGGTGCCGATACCCTCGTGACAGAAGAGCCGGGGCGAACATACGAGTTGGACGGGGCGACGTTTCGGGCGCTCACGACCGCTTTTCAGGACTTCCTTCCCATGGCCACCCAGGAGTCTCCACCCTGCTGGAGCATGCCGGAGGCCTACCGCTACCGGGTCCTTCGGCAAGGGAACATCCTCTTCATCCACATCTCCGCGGAGCCTGCCGCCTGTGAAGGCAAGTTCCTGATGCTGGACTCTGGCGTGCGATACGCCATCAGCGTGGATGGCCGCATCCTCAGGCGTCTGTTCACCGGAGAGCCCGAAGGGGTCCCCCCCCCTGTGCCCATGGATGGGGGGACGAGTGGAGGCTCGGTTGAGCTCGACCTCTCACCCCTCCAGGCCGCGCCCGCGGAGGACCTGCCCCCATTCTTGCGCGCGCGCGGGCTCGATGGAGGCATTGTGACGGAACTGGATGCGGGAGTGGCTCGAGACGGGGGCGTTACCGAGCCATTGGCTCGGTAGGAGCCGCATGGCTGGGACGTCCCTTCAGAAGATCGATCGTTCCGTCGGAGGAGGCTGATTGAGGCCGGAGCCCGCTCAGCGGGCCTTGCCGATGTGCTTGTCGTAGTGCTCCTGCAGCGCGACGAAGTAGCCGCGCTCCTCCCAGAGCGCCGCGGCGAGCCGGTCCGCCAGGGAGGCCACCTCGGCGGCCTCTCCCTGCTCCGGACTGCGGGGCTGCCCCACCAGGGGATTCATCAGGGCCTTGGCGACCTCGGTGAGCAGCAGCCGGCTGCCCTCGAAGAGCCGCCCCAGCAGCTGGTTGATGGGCCGCGAGTCCATCTCCTTGCAGGCCGCCAGGATGGCGTCGTGCACCTTCAGCGCGGCGTCTCCCTCCAGCGAGCTCGCGCTCAGGTCCCCACGGACCAGGGCGTGCTGGAGCAGGTAGCCGTGGTGCAGGGAGTACGAGGCCATGTCCACGCAGTCCTTCACCCAGAGCACCAGGAAGGCCTTGCGCCAGACCCTCCGGAAGGGAAGGAGCGCCACCGACTTGAGGAACCCGAGCAGCTGGCTGCCCAGGGTGGACTTCACGTGCGAGCCGGCGAGGACCCTCAGGGCCTTGGGGGGAGCGGACAGGCCATGCTCCTGGAGCACGGCGCGGACCATGCGCTCGCGCACCTGGCGGAGCGCGTAGTCGTCCAGGTAGGGGATGGGGATGAGCGGCGTCAGGCCGGAGACCACGGCATGGAAGGCCACGCGTCCGATCTGGGGCGGCGGAGCACTGGAGGGTCGCGGAGTCGACTCAGTCATGCCCTATTCATACACCTCTCGACGCTGAGGCGTGTTCCGCCTCACCCGTTGGCTCGAGGAGTGATACAAGCCGCTGACGTGAAGGAACCTTCGACTCCTCCAGCTGATGTCACCTTCGACTCCCTCGGGCTCGAGGCCCCTCTCGTCGAGGCGATTCGTGCCCTCGGATACGAGGAGCCCACCCCCATCCAGCAGGCGGCGCTCCCTCCGCTGCTCGCGGGCAAGGATCTGCTCGGCATTGCCGCGACGGGGACGGGGAAGACGGCCGCGTTCGCGCTCCCGCTCCTGCAGCACCTCACCCCAGGGAGCCGCGGGCCGTTCACCGCCTCGGCGCTCGTGCTCGTGCCCACGCGAGAGCTCGCCATGCAGGTGGCCGAGGCCATCCACCGCTATGGCCAGAAGCTGGGCGTGAGCGTGCTGCCCCTCTACGGCGGGCAGGTGATCGGCCAGCAGCTCCGGGTCCTCAAGCGGGGCGTGGACGTCGTCGTCGCCACTCCCGGCCGGGCGCTCGACCACCTCCAGCGCAAGACG from Hyalangium gracile includes these protein-coding regions:
- a CDS encoding histidine phosphatase family protein, whose product is MTRLYLVRHGQASFGASHYDRLSPLGERQALLLGQHLHRTGFRADAWISGTLDRQRATLAGMLQGLETPPSTDAHAGFNEYDHEAIFGAYLPRVMQELGLSPDDRVALFSDTRQFQTAFARAMQHWVDGTPHERPPFESWEAFQTRLRESLERMARSNHDRIVIVTSGGPIAFSVQAALGLTTEKTFALNWTIYNASLTELRLRRGTLMLSGFNNVAHLELAGDPGLLTYR
- a CDS encoding sigma-54-dependent transcriptional regulator — translated: MSSKGRILVVDDHVEMGRMLRDPLTDEGYEVELATGGAEAIRLVRAHPFDAVLSDLRMEKVDGFDVLAAVRAVDPEVPVLLMTAFGGIESAVEAMRRGAWHYFTKPFRLEEVLIYLRRALEERRLRVENRVLRQAAGPGGLGALVGRSAAMRGLYELIEPVAHSSAPVLLRGESGSGKELVARALHSEGPRAAQPFVAVNCTALPHALLESELFGHVKGAFTGATTPRRGLFVEADQGTLFLDEIGDMPSELQAKLLRVLEDGEVRAVGADASRKVDVRIVAATHQDLETRVREGRFRADLFYRLNVVTLRIPPLRERREDIPMLVEHFVSRARARNPRSKVTALSPEVVSALGTMPWPGNVRELENLVERLVVLVPRETVELADLRLHAPSVNPEAHPLTLAQEELWSLRQLEGEYIAWVVARCGGNKTRAAELLGIDVSTIHRREREKGPGNSPR
- the nhaA gene encoding Na+/H+ antiporter NhaA, whose amino-acid sequence is MGERDPEGARKSSVLFKAVVQPLQDFFRLEAASGILLMCSAAIALGWANSPWRDSYTAIFEAPLTIGVGGSQVHFTVHHLINDGLMALFFFVVGMEIKRELVVGELRSLSRALLPLVAALGGMVVPAAVYVLLNRDGPGLKGWAIPMATDIAFCIGCLSLLKKRVPHALVVFVTALAIFDDMGGILVIAFFYGSGLHVSWLLGALAVTVGLFVLNRLRVVNGLAYGVGGVALWYTLHHGGIHATIAGVILGMMIPTRALRSSLEVLTQLHAHTENLLRQRRNEELDDAEVLSIEERMEDLESPLNRFVHLLHPYVAFGIMPLFALANSGVSLAGVGLAELKDPISLGAALGLFLGKQLGIFLFVLLAVRLGLASMPGGASRVKLYGVAVIAGIGFTVALFIAGLAFPEPSILDRAKLGILIGSLVSGVVGYLVLRFTSPVEEKPQAQALPAQV
- a CDS encoding two-component system sensor histidine kinase NtrB produces the protein MRHTLVPILLLCVALVSVGVGVVAVIQRSRAELVQQFARDRQAQLDEATRGVVEALEDVSEDLLFAGELLSQPGTSGEHRRELRALLEVIGQYKVIAAYDAAGVEQLRLVDRRADPVVAQGRFFPELGETARRALERPPGSITSSPPLGGGEGGWLRILATAIPAEEGRARGAVAVLVDTQSLFAPLRIITSESEARLLLIGAHGRASPASDAGLVSWYQRLEAEPGLVPTYASLAEKMRAGERGTLLFQEQEAERLGMGRAEAVAVFTSIPLKGGSHWSAATLVSTIALRSHERGLIMRLSLAALLVTVFLLAFGVYVFLAQRRAVALRESRRHADRLAHLHDKTQKILDNIPTGVLALTEQGRISAVNQVLRSRMPSSVVGAPLAAAFPQASEPVMTRLRELVEAATREARVRSLLGEPLALFGEEGQYSIHAVPLEARDPEVRALLVVEDLSNIRALETQLLRAEKFATVGVLAAGIAHEIGTPLGVVRGRAEYVLGKLGAAHPQAAGVGVIIEQIDRVSRTIRQLLDFSRLQPAAVSPVAIGPMIRDVSELLRLEAERRQVRIEWELPEGLPAIAADPDQLQQVLVNLTLNACDACGAGGRVRLSAAAPDGSSAGAWGFVTLTVEDDGCGIPPESLNQVFDPFFTTKKRGQGTGLGLTVVAHVVRNHGGRVELESEPGRGTRVTVLWPATGPMATEERHVI
- a CDS encoding OmpA family protein, whose protein sequence is MRTFLLPLTLLAMGASACATKSAATVSSDDMASANTPARSEPVKPPPPAPKEVAELPRLDFGPIYYELDSATLRPESRALLERVAEALRPRSEALVAISGHTCELGTTEYNLALGQRRAAAAKDYLVKLGVERDRISIMSYGEERPAESGSGESVWSRNRRSEFSVSVAHARATGH
- a CDS encoding phosphotransferase family protein; the encoded protein is MSTREETRPPRSGEELDAGRLQEWLARQNPVFTGPLHITQFAGGASNLTYLLRQGDKEWVLRRPPFGTKAKTAHDMGREFRVLSALQRVFPYCPKPVVYCEDESVMGCPFYVMERIHGLILRKDLPANLHLSPQDARTLCEHLVDVQVALHHVDVQAAGLADFGKPEGYVRRQVEGWSERYRKARTEDVPDAEELMKWLAAHQPPESGRAALIHNDYKFDNVVLDPKDPLKIIGVLDWEMATLGDPLMDLGCSLAYWVQADDPEEFQMARMLPTHAPGMMTRREVVEAYARKSGLPIQDIHFYYVFGLFRLAVIAQQIYYRYAKGQTTNERFAAFGLFVSLLCSRAEQVIQSGTF
- a CDS encoding DUF6232 family protein, with amino-acid sequence MSDFERETTLFEDQGVLVTSERVVAEGRTWPLREVEGVDSIRRGPRMFPWLMTLMGGLVVGLPMLLSAMASPSARGGELYELALALAGAAIFGSIAALLLMGDTYWLVLRMRQSEGRVLRSRDPQRISHLVAVVARAVAARQRT
- a CDS encoding response regulator, with amino-acid sequence MATGQAGHALLLGADDSLAELLSDVLAEVGISLHVGEERSARPDLVLVQVERGEGILNALQLARDGTYPAPVFILLPFADDRLMQRALRLGARGCFALGQPLEGLRQMLLAALPASGRAATPSAPRRRTPPPGRYDE